Genomic segment of Melospiza georgiana isolate bMelGeo1 chromosome 12, bMelGeo1.pri, whole genome shotgun sequence:
taaataaataaaataaatctttttgaGGAATACCCAAGTTGAAGCTAAGGGAAAACTTGCTACATCTTCCCCTCTTCTCATTATATAGCCACGAAAATGCTAGCCCAGGGTGATGGTGTCAGTAGTGACAGAGTGATAGGCTCCACACAAAGTACTTCACAACCACTCACCCATCATCAGCCTGAGTCCAGACCCCACAGCAgaccccagcagtgcctgtaATTCTGTACTGACACCCCATATCCCCAGAGCCACAGGTGAGTGTCATAGTGTGCTCTGTGTGACACTCTCCTGTCAATAACCTTGCTGTGGCTGGGTCTGTGATCCTTGTGCTCTTTTGGCACACTTTCTGTGGCAGCACAATGTCTGGATTTACCACTTTAATAACTGAATACACAAAATGGTAGTGCAAAAATTTAACTGAAAGAGTTGGCAAACAAACATAACTACCTGAGAAAAACTAATCTTTAACTTGCAGTATGGGTCTAAAGAGCATCAGCCCAGTGTATGTGTTTCTCTGTTAGTAAATGTGAGGTAATTACCTTATGTCAGAAGCTCATGTGGCAAAGCCATGGTTTGGATTTTGCTGTGGGAGAGGGCCAGCATTGTGTTTGGATTTTGCTTTATGAGTCTACAAATCCTACAAATGTTTGCAAATCTGATAAAGTCTGAACAGAACAGATAGTTTTAAATAGTCTTGGAAGCTCACATAGAGCAATAGCTATCAATTCTCAGCAGTGATCATTTGGGATATACTTGCAGTTGGCATTATTATTTTAGTTTCCCAATTTTCCCACAATAGATAAAGGGCAGCTTGGTAATAAATGACAAGGTGTGACTTCTAGGATCtctaaagaaaatgtaaatattagAGATGGATTGTCTCTTAAAATCTCATTGTATGGCTTTCTGCCATCTAGAAATTTGATCAGTACAAtgaaagcattattttttaatctatataacttttttcctgaaagattGGCAAtgggaaaaacacaaaaagcaaCCAGAAGAATATCATAGAATCTTACGGTGCTTTCTGGATAGAAAAGATTGCTGTTATTCCATCCACCAAATGGGTAAGAACACACATCAACTTCCTTTTGTCTGCTGAAATTCCTATGCCGTTGAAACTTTCTTATTTGAAGTAAGttaatgaaacattttaaaaaagtgatTATGAAGACAATGTGTAtttttacatataaataaaaatgtatgcAAGTGGGTACAAAGTATAATAATTCAGAAATATTATACTTAGACCTAAATAAATCTGTGTTCTAGAATAGAGTGTGCAGGTTTTGGGTAGGAGAGTTGATAGTGTTCAAATAGACAGTCATAGAAGTTATTGTATATAGAAGTAATTTGTAAGTGAGGACATATTTGTAGTTGTCATTACAGTTTAGGAACAACTTCTGAGGTAACCAGCAGTCATTAAGTGTTGAAAAGAGTAGAGGTTGAGAAAATAATTGTTGCTAAATACAGCTTGCTCTGGAGTGTTTGTGAAGGTATTGGTAGGCCATGCTGTGTGACACAGACTGTGACCAGCCTCTCTGTGGTTTTTCCTGtgtgtgttttccctttccacAACAGCACAGATGGGTGTTGGAGAGGGGAAGTCCATTGGAGAGTGGTTTGGACCAAATACAGTTGCTCAAGTGCTGAAGTAAGTCATGGCAGGGGCTCCTGGGatgtgctcctggggctgcctgaggctgctggggagagcatgggagctgctcctggcctggaggCCTCACTAGAGCTGTCTTTGCTGAGGGATAGGGAATGtcccatcctgcagctcctgggtgccatttgctgcagccctggcacagacatgttctggagagagaaaggagCTCAAGGATGTCCTGGCCTCCAGCTCCCTTCCCTTACAAATTCTTCTTGACTCACATACCAGTTCTTCAGGCTTATTTTAgacacccagcactgcctgtgcagcCTGAGAGCTCCCTTCCATCCCAGAGTTCTGGATGTCACACCAAGTGGACAGAAACCTGTGTGCTATTATGCCACCCTCCTAACTTTTGGGTTCCAAAATCTTGAGCTGCTCTGGCTTTTAACAACCTGAAATAGTTCCACTGAACTTTTTAAGCACAGAATAATGTGGAAAAACTGGcataggaatttttttcttctctgcatgaTGTTAGGCACCATGGGCAGAATCCCACAGTGGAATCTGTTAATTGCAATAAAAAGTAATAAACCTGATCATGTGGTTGAGCTGTTACTATCCTGCATTTGGCAAAAGGACAAAACAGCTTTCACATGATACAGTGTGTGTGCTTTTCCTGGAACCactcattattatttttttctaaatatgttAAACACTGAAAGTTATCTTTTTATTGCATGGACActttaaaaatcccaacaaatttttcttccaaataagTGACTTTTTTACTCAAGACCTATTTAACTCTCCTGAGTTAAAAGCTATCCTCATGGTCCTAGTAAGCTTTTAATAATTATTGCCTCTGTGTTTTCTAGGAAACTTGCTTTATTTGATGAATGGAATTCATTAGCAGTTTATGTGTCTATGGACAATACAGTGGTCATCGAGGACATCAGTAAGTGAAACAGGAGTTTCTGCAGGACTGCTCTAGTGTCTCAGCAGATAATGAAGAGTTGCTCCAGCTCATGGCAAATTTAATTGTTTGGACAAACTACTTCTGGGTGCATTAGGGTAgtggttggatttgatgatgtTAAAGGTCTTTTCTGGCCTAAATAATTTGATGATTCTTTCCTTGGTGACagttttttatttgaattcaCTCTTCTGAATGTATCTAAGTATGAGCAAAAtcttggcaccatccctatgtGTTCCCAGGGTaagaaaaggaataaaggaaATGGATACTGAGGTTTGGGGCTTCCAGAAGTAAAGTTAGCACAGAACAGTGAGGTATTTTTGGTGACCAGCTCACATACCATGTGGATGAGAAAGTGGAGTTTGGTCTGTTCTTCCTTAACTCCTACTCCAGCAATGGGATGAAGTTGCAGTATgtaaaaatacagagaattGTTTGTAATAGAGAGTTTGGCAGAAATTTGCTTTTGTCAGGCAAAAGGGAAACGAAGGGCAGATCCTTCAGAAATGTGTGGCCCACTTTCAACTTATAAACTGTAAGGTTTACAAGTGCTATTTAGCCACAGCCTGGTTCTACTTTAGTCCCTACTTCTGCTTATTTTTTGTCTACATCACTGGAATGAAGAGTTCCCTGAAGAGTTTCTAATGCTTCCTCCCTGCTGTATCATCTCCCAGGCAAAGCTTGACAGCTTTAATACTGCGTGTAGTAAATGCAACTTCAGTCTTAAACATTCATCCCTTCATTTTTCCCATGTCTCACTAATGTGCCAGCACACACACTGACTGCCAGAATTACTTCTACTAAATAGTCAGGATTTCCATGCCCTGctccttttttcttaaaacaggAGCTCTATAAAGCTGTCTGGAAAAGCAATTTAATTCATGATTGAAAGATCTGCTCTGTGTTGCTGTGTGCATTCACTGATGTCTCTTTTCATCCTCCAGAGAAGATGTGCTggtgccctgcccagagcagcagtgttgCCCACAGCAGTGCACATCTGCACAGGAGTGCTCTGGGCCCAAACAAGAACACAGCAGGATTGTGCCCAGGCTGGAAGCCCCTCCTGCTCATTATCCCTCTGCGCCTGGGGATTAATCACATCAACCCAGTGTATATTGATGCATTTAAAGTAAGGCATTCTTCAGTCACTTCTTTGTCTATGTGAAAAAGTTCAGGTATCTTGTACATCAATAAACAAAtcaatttaatttctctctctttggACTCCTAGGAATGCTTTAAGATGCCACAGTCTTTGGGAGCATTAGGAGGGAAACCCAATAATGCCTATTATTTTATAGGATTTTTAGGTAAGGAAGAAAGAAACTTACTCCAAATATCCATATGACTGAAAGAGAAAGGATTTTCTTTGGGAAGGGGCAGTAGTAAGCATTTTAAGCATgaaaatggagaagaagaaaCATACCTCAGACACTTCAGGAACAGTATGAGACCATCCTTATAGGAacagaaaagaagcagcaaagctTGATATAAAAATATGGAATGATATAAGCAAAACAAGACACTAAGGAAAGTTGATAGCATTCAAAAAATGTGAAATGTCACTGCTActtaaatactgtattttttctAATCATTAATACTTTCTAGTGAAGAGTGtcttgttttattcttttgctTCCTGGCTTTCTTAAATTATTGTCtcatatttttcaattttttctcaAAGCAGTATGTCTTTCACCTTCTTCCATGTCTTTATTAATTATTGCAATAGTTGATCCTAGATTCAGCCTTTGATATTTTACCCTGGTTTGATCTGTAACTCCTTGGatattttgttctcttttgtaAAACCTGAGCTGTTTTAGTCAGACTTATTTGTTCAATTTCTGGGTGAATGCCTAATGGGATTACAGATTGGATTTGTGGTCATCCTGTATCTTTGATCTGAGGAATGTTAGGGATTACTGCAgttgagatttttaaaaaatgtactgCACTTCATGTAGATAAAGGAAAGTATGTGACaaaggtagaaaaaaaatccacccgAAAAGGTAACAGTGGAAAATTATACTAAATTCCCTGTGGGATACTGTTGTGCCTTTCTGTTGTACAGTTCTCTTAAAGACTCCCTAGCTAGAGAGTTGAGATATGGACTGTGCTGACAATCCAATTTATGTTTTACAAGTCTGGATGGAATAAGTGATTATTACTGCTTCTTGCTTGTTATCACCATGTGGATTTTACCCCTCCAGGCAATGAGCTGATCTACTTGGACCCTCACACCACTCAGAGTTTTGTAGATTCAGAAGAAAATGGCACAGTTGATGACAAGAGCTTCCACTGCCAGCAAGCCCCTCACAGAATGAAGATCATGAATTTGGACCCTTCAGTAGCTTTAGTAGGTGTTAGAAAATGATAAATGTGTGTACTTTGTTCAGAGCAATACCTCTGTGTATTGGTAAGGGCAGCACCATGTTTCCTTGATCACAGTCAAGATCTCAGGGCACTCTTGTGCAATCTAAAATTCAACACACAGTACTTGAACTGCATAGGATACATTAATTTTAGCTCAAGCAGGAACCAACTGTTTGTATCTTGGGGAGCCAATTAAGTTTCTTTCCTGGGCAACACAGACCTTTTCCAAGAAGTAGTTTGAAAGTCAAAGCAAGGAACTGAATCATGTTTCCTTATTTTATTCCATCACTATCATCTGTGCAGTGGTTGCTCTCAAGAAGATACTCACCTGAGCTTGTTTTATTTAATCTACAAATCTTCAGGTGGAATTACTTGTAGAAGTAATCCAGTATAGACCAAAAAAATACTGTGGTAGTTGAAGAAATTCAGTCTGATCTCGTGCCAGTGTCCTTTAGTTGGGTTATGGGTGATTGTCACAAGATATAACCCACACATAGATACCACAGCATCTTTGCTCATTGACATACtgtatttaatatttctctGTATATTCTTTCCTTAGGGCTTCTTTTGCAAAGAAGAATGTGATTTTGATAACTGGTGTAGTCTTGTACAAAAGGTAATACTACTATCTTTTCATCTGTATGAAATCATGGATACTGTTCTTTTTTTGGTTAATGGAAATTCCTGGCCTGCAAATCAAATGATCCCCAGTGAAGGTGGCACTCATGATCAGGGAGGGCTGACACTGCTGATGGAGCTTGTTCAGCATTTTGTAAccctgagccctggcactgggagaaGAAGTGCATCCACCCCCTTGTGAGTTTGTCTTCTGTTAGCAGTACTGTGTTAGTGGCTCATACCTAAGTCATTTACTGACAAACAGCAAGCAACTGGAATATTAAGCAACAGGAATGTGAAAATAAAGTACCACCAACcaaaagcatttatttaaaaaaaggctACAGGAAACAGTTTGCAAATAACTGAAGTAGAGGATATGCTGGAGCTCATCTGATAGCAGTGAAATTTTGCTTCAATAACGTGTTTCTCCTGATCAAAGCCTATCTTCCAAAATCTCTTGGATTTTTTTGAGTAGATAGATCTGGTTTTTGTTCCCATTGATCAGCATAAAACTGGAACACAGAGAGGTCCAAGcaggtaatttatttttaaaaaggcagatGTATGTTCTTGCTATGTGTTTGCTCCATATAAACAGAATTATAGATGTATAAAAGCTCGTTATAATGCACTGGTAACTTGTAGGAGTTTAAGAGATCCCTCTTCCAGGTGTGTTTTCAAGTAGGACAGTACTAGAGATGTGTGAAGCTGTGATTCATGATGGCAGGTACCTCACCTAACAGGAATTTACAGCCTTTGTTCTTTGATAGATACACAATACTAAaagtggtttttggtttgtattCTGTCCTCAGGAGATTCTAAAGCAGCAGAGCCTGCGGATGTTTGAGCTGGTGCAGAAGCACCCACCCCACTGGCCTCCTTTCATACCTCCAAGCAAGCCAGAAGTGACAACCACAGGAGCAGGTGTGGCACACTGAAAGTGCTCTGGGCACAGAGTGGGGGctcctcagccagcagcagatcCACCACAGGTGGAATAACTGGGCTTTCCTGAGGATCAGGCAATCACTGCATGATTGAATCCTTGCTCTTACAGAGTATCAGTTATCCAAACAGGCCGTGTCCAATTTACATGTGTTAGCACAAGATATTTTTAagtctttgaaaatatttcaaaggcaGCATTTCAGAAGGATGGGGGGaggtttgagggtttttttagtaAACAAAATCAGGCATGTCTTCACATTCTAaattgtttaatttatttttcagaacttATTGAATCTACTGACAAGCTATTTGAATTGGAAGAAGAATTTGAAATCCTGAGTGTATGAAGGAAACTGTGGTGACCCATCTGAGTATTGAACACATTGCTGGTATTACTGCATTGACATAAATTACACAGCCATGTTAGCCCAAAAGTGCCTGAAATCATGGATAACAGAGCACAAACATCTGGTATCATCCAAAACTCCTACAGGGACAGTTCCTTCTGTCAAAGAGCTTCCCCAGATGGAAAGGCACTGAAAGATTTTATTATAAGACCCTGAAAGGGAACCTCTTTTTAATGTGTGTCTTTCTTGAAGACAAATGGACCTCTGAGATTAAGGCAAAAATAAGTCTGTCAGTGGGCTGTATGTttggagaaagggaaaacacaaaatgGGTATTTCTTGCTCTCATATAATGCAATAGTTTAGTTCTTAAAGCAAGAGTCTTCAGTTAAGGAGGATGTCTACTTCTGTTCCTTCCTGTGGGCTGCATCATAGAAAAAATGCATTGTCTTGTTTAAAAGATCAACTGGATCAGGAGAAAATTGTTTccttgttaaatattttaacatgtATTTGAGCAACCACACTTTATGacaaaaatgtttctgtgaaaGGAACTATGTCTAACGTATCCATTTTGCAATAGCCTTCCTGTTTCTGGGAGACCTCAAGAGGAACAGGAGCCTCCAAGAGTTGATACAGATCACAACCACTGTTATAGTTATGATATATTTCACCTTGACCTTAAAGTTCAATCATTAAAACTTAGGCTGACTTTTCTTCCAGAGCTAAAGAGAGTCAAAGGTGGTTTAACTGTaccttatttattttaaaaaagatttacACAAGTATCTCTGTTACTGCACTTTATCTGTGCATCTAATAAATTTCTTAAGCTTTTCATAGGTTGTATGCTGCTATATTTTGTTAATTTGTTTGTGTGAACTAAATATAACCCAGGTTATCTTAAAACTTAATATATAGGCATATGCAAATTACTTAATTGTTGGGTTTTGACTTGTTGCcttttgaaatctgttttgGTAAAAGTGCCTTAATTCTCCAGTTTTATCAGCAGAGCCAGtgcagttttgtttctttttagaAAGAGTATCTCTGTAGCAGCTCTGAGAAAACCAGCTCAGAATAAAGGCAAAGATCTTTTAATTCATTCTACAGTTCCTTTTTACTGTCACAGTCCCCATTCTGATCACTTTGTCACCATAGTGTAATGCACGTGAGTCACACACTTTCATCTTCAGTAATAAATGACCATGCAGAGAAATCCTGAATGCTGTCTCCTCTCACTTGCACTTCTGGGTCAGGGCCAGTGTGATTTCCAAGAAAATAGTCATGACCTGGACACAGTTCATCTTGTTTGCCTTCAATGTTTATTAGCCATGGTTTGGAAACTATACATATagaaaaaataccattttcttcccctctccATGGAGTAGCTGCACAggttttgtggttgttttttttaacaaagtatttctttttaattaatacaTGAAGTTACTGTGCTTATTATATCAGTTGCAGCCCCCTCCTCCCTAcagacaaaaaattaaaatgagccCTTGCTCTGAAATGCTCAGTCTCAAGCAGTACCtgctaaaaataattaaaagaccCTCAGTGGAGTACCAGGTGCTCATTCCCCAAGCCACCCTCAGCCTCTTCAGAGAGGAGCCTGAGCCTTGCAGAGCTCTTGAAGGATTCTGGGTGGGGGTAAAGGGATGGAAATGGGGCTGATGGCAGAACAGGTGATTGGaattcctgctccctgcacctGCAAGGTGGAACTGGATGGAAGCttggacagggacagcagtggaGCTGCTGGTTCCTTTGAGAGAAGCAGCTCTCTAAAGGCAGTGCTGCTAAAAATGCATAAAGCTCTGGTCATGGGGAATAAATTAATTGTGTTTGCATGTGTCATGTCCAAAAATAAAGCCAAGTCCCTGCAGATAAAAGACCTGACCAACCAGACTCTTTGTAGCACCATGGGAAGCCGGTGGATGAAAATTTCCTTGTACTTTGTCAGTTATCTGTGTTATTTTTCAGAAGTCTTGAGCTTTGCTCTGTGCACACCAGTGTTGTAAAGTTGCATGTGCATAACCCAGGATGTAAATCCCACACGCTCTGTGCCAGGACAGCTAGGAACTAGAGTGGATATCCTGCATGAAAGGACTGCTGCTCAGGAGTGTTAAAATGCCTTAAAGATACTTGCAAAATACATCCAGAGCAGTTGCTGATCTTTCACAATTAGGAATAAGTGAAAGACAACATTGTTCCTCAACTTCCCTGTTCATCTCCAGTGTGGTTTAACTCCAGGACTTGGAGAGCTCTGACCTCCATCTGTGAAGATGATAATGTGTTATGCAAATAATACTTTCATTTTTACTGATTATTATCTGCTTAAAATAATGTCTTAGTCATGCATTAATAAGaattttctgaataattttatcCTAAAGATTTTTAAGCCAAGGTGACAGTGTATTTGCAAGGCACTCCTTTGAAATGTCCTGGGATGTCAATAGACAAGGATTTCACACCCTTCTCTCCAGAGAGGTTAAAGGTAATAACTTTAGTCCTACTGAATGAATTCATTATAGGTATAACCATACCTTTGTCATGGCTTTCCCCTAAAATATACAAGGAAAATCCAATTAGTGGCACTTCTCTTTAATTACGCCCTGAAGGAAAGTTAACAGTGCAGACAGTAGAGatacaattttttaaacttaCAGCAATAAAGCCCAGAGGAAGCAGGATACAACACATGGTGACTGCAGGAGTAAAAAATGTACATCCCATAGCTGCTTACTCCTGTGTCTGCATAAGCCTGCGTGCCATCTAGTGAAGGCTCTACttttcaaacacacacagcttAAATAATAAGCTTGAAAATAAGTGTGCCAAAGCTGCCTCAGAAAGGAAATTTATGTTCATAGTAATAAATGTTGGCTAATAAAGTATGGCTGTATATCAGTGGCTGCAAGGAGATAAGCACAGACCTTGAAGCCAACAGACCTGGAATATATTTcaacagaaagcaaagaaaaatggtAGAGATGTTTTGGATTTATCTTCACATGAAAAATTGCATGAAGGTAGGCTGTGGATAGCAGGCTGTATTAGAACTGGTTACCTGTCACTGGAGGAAAGAATGTTCCATCTGTGTAATAAGcaaagcaaataattcatttttcaattttttaaagaaaatccaTTATCAACCATTAGTGCATAGTGTTTCCAAGTCACCCAGCATACCCTGATAAATTTTTGCTGGTTCTGTGTTTCACAGGAGTCTCCACTCCCTTACACTAGACCAAATACTGTGTGCAAAGGCACTAATTCAGCCTAGTTTTGGCAAAGTGTCTCTGGGTGATGACTGGATGTGCCTTGGACAGAGGAGTGGTACAAAGTGTCAGCTGCTCTTCAGTCTGAGTAAGGAACTCACTGAGACTTTCTGAGGTAGCCataaaagaggggaaaaaaacatcaaaGTAAAAACATAGCACCATGTTCCATTAAAAAATGGCTTCAGAACACTGGTCTTTCCCTCCTCTGCGCACAAATTCCTGGACTTGAAACTTGATTTCTGTAGAGTTCTGGCTGTCTTGATTTACCCatcaaacacacacaaaagagGTTTGTGAATTTACCCTTCTCCAGGCAGCGATGTCTAACGTGGGGTAACAAAGACTGTTCCCATATCTGCACTGCTGTTACTACAAGTTCTTCATGCACACCTGGCAGCGGCTGACGCGAGTCCGAAGCTGCCCCGCCTTGAGAGTCTCTGAGGGGGGAGCACTGACAaactgctgcccctgctccacCGTGGTCAGCCAGAAGCTGTACTTGTTGGCAAAGTAGTGGCACGTGCCCCGAGCCCCGTTGCACTCGATGAAAGGAGTGGCTCGGAAATCctccaggcaggagccaggTGAGACCAGGGACTGGCCTCCGccctctgcccctgctgcagtgtgctgaAATAAAGATGGAATTCAGTGAGCTCCAAGGAACAGAAAGAGGTACACGGGCAATCAAATTATACCCTGGCTATGTGTATCTGTCTCTTGAGTCAGGGCTAGAAGGTAAAGAGCAAAGGAGCATACTTAGGCTGAATATGCAGGCCTGGAATAATGGAAAACCAGCTTTTCATTTGAAAGATGGGAAAATTTGGAAACAATGATGCTGTCATCATGTTTTTCTAACAATCTTACACTAATAAGCTTCTAGGAGAGTGCAATGGAAAATTTTTTCCACTGAGAAAGAGGATTAAGTCAATACTGTAGCTGAACTACTGTTTCCACATTTAAAGGTTTTAAGAATAAACATTTGTGGCAATACAGAACTTAGGCAGCAGTGTTACCACCAAAACTGATCAGGGcaggtgctgcacagagcaAACTCAGAGCTACAGCAACTCAGCTGATGAAGAAATGCACTGAGGTAAGAAGAGACAGGGTTTCAGGTTCCTGTTAGTAACTCACAGAACACAGTCTCATTGACCTCATTAGAGAGGAGAGATGGACATGTTTGAAGCTGCCTTTGCACCAGGAGTAGTGTCCTTACCATAAGGAAGGAGTATCCTATCCACAGGCTGCGCCAGCccaggggacactgtgggatGGTGAtgtcctggctgtgcacagccacagcctgggaAGGTGcctcacacacagagcacctGCTGATGTACTGTGGGATCTGGACGCTGTCCACGGGCATCATGGGGATGGGAGCAGTGGTGGAGAGCCAGTAGGACTTGTCGTTTCGGCTGGCGTAGTAGCACACCTCATTGATGTTGCAGTAAATGAAAGGCATGGTGCTGAAGCGAGGCAAACATGAGCCAGCAAAGCCTggaagaagcagagcagcagtcaTACCAAGCATCTGCCAAAATCTCCAAACCATACACATCAACTTTTAGTGGTGAGGATGGCACGAGTGACACCGCTCCCAGTGTGGATCTGGCCAAGCCAcctgccaccagccccaccaCAGCCCTCTGCACTGCCATGGATGATGCCATGGCTTTTTAACAGTAATTTTGTGTTGTTCATTCTTGAGAGAATTCTATCAACTCACCGAGGTCCTGGTTGTGGGCCTTCTCCTGCCCCTCCACATACAAGAGGCTGTATCCATCCCAGAGCTTGCTCATGCCGATGGGGC
This window contains:
- the ATG4A gene encoding cysteine protease ATG4A; translated protein: MEAVLSRYENQITLLSDYLEEFPETDEPVWILGRQHHLNTDKSKLLLDISARLWFTYRRKFSPIGGTGPSSDAGWGCMLRCGQMMLAQALICRHLGRDWQWEKHKKQPEEYHRILRCFLDRKDCCYSIHQMAQMGVGEGKSIGEWFGPNTVAQVLKKLALFDEWNSLAVYVSMDNTVVIEDIKKMCWCPAQSSSVAHSSAHLHRSALGPNKNTAGLCPGWKPLLLIIPLRLGINHINPVYIDAFKECFKMPQSLGALGGKPNNAYYFIGFLGNELIYLDPHTTQSFVDSEENGTVDDKSFHCQQAPHRMKIMNLDPSVALGFFCKEECDFDNWCSLVQKEILKQQSLRMFELVQKHPPHWPPFIPPSKPEVTTTGAELIESTDKLFELEEEFEILSV